A single genomic interval of Sinorhizobium garamanticum harbors:
- a CDS encoding sensor histidine kinase, whose translation MSRRDRRANERDLVSGRMVWTNTFRARSDKVIAIGRIMLAAGSIWIAWLDSAHVPLPPEPMYALLVVYFCYAVIVAILAWRTEISRVRGTFARHVIDIVAFAAFMSMTDGASSPFFVLMPFTLLSATLHWRWRGAFWSGLICLLILLYLGSSDTRDLFDPDAGTTTNVSRLLFIFVAAVLLIWLGAHQEAVRAELLRLVQRTPALPQGREWPAAAALEYAAHVTLVKRALLIWSDGEEPWTYVALWENGGCKVTQMPPDAFGSWTDKTLHQRSLLISDATRNRLLVHKGDGRFDSWTDERPPLSPALVDAFSLTSAVSVHFEVGDLQARLFLLEPPVLTLDDVAITEIIADRIKALFEQAMLVRRLSDEAAVEERIRIGRDLHDGVLQTLAGTALQLQSLRPTGDQPPDDLEERLTAIQSMLLDEQRELRSFIRALEPGREHGDAAEAQLEHQFAALVDRLMLQWQIDVDVALYPAKVRLPMGLIYELARMTSEATANAVRHGHAQKVRIKLRTDEEAIILTVDDDGVGFGFGERVEHAELERKKMGPRSLRERTAARGGKLAIDRIAEWTRVVIMLPMPR comes from the coding sequence ATGTCGCGGCGCGATCGCCGCGCGAACGAGCGGGACCTTGTGTCAGGTCGCATGGTCTGGACGAACACCTTTCGTGCCCGATCGGACAAGGTGATCGCAATCGGCCGGATCATGCTTGCGGCCGGCAGCATCTGGATCGCATGGCTGGACTCGGCACACGTGCCGTTACCGCCCGAACCGATGTACGCGCTGCTCGTCGTTTATTTCTGCTACGCCGTCATCGTCGCCATCCTGGCCTGGCGAACGGAGATTTCACGAGTACGCGGAACGTTCGCACGCCACGTGATCGATATCGTCGCATTCGCCGCGTTCATGTCGATGACCGACGGCGCGTCGAGCCCCTTTTTCGTGCTCATGCCTTTCACGCTGTTGTCTGCGACCTTGCACTGGAGATGGCGGGGTGCGTTCTGGAGCGGGCTCATCTGCCTGCTGATCCTGCTGTATCTCGGATCCTCAGATACACGCGACCTGTTCGATCCGGACGCTGGTACCACGACGAATGTTTCGAGGCTTTTGTTCATCTTCGTGGCGGCGGTGCTGCTTATCTGGCTGGGCGCCCATCAGGAGGCGGTGCGCGCCGAACTGTTGAGGTTGGTGCAAAGAACGCCTGCCTTGCCACAAGGCCGTGAGTGGCCCGCCGCTGCTGCGCTGGAGTATGCCGCGCATGTGACGCTGGTTAAGCGCGCACTGCTCATCTGGAGCGATGGCGAAGAGCCATGGACGTATGTGGCGTTGTGGGAAAACGGGGGCTGCAAGGTCACACAGATGCCTCCGGACGCTTTTGGATCCTGGACCGACAAAACTCTGCATCAACGAAGCCTTTTGATTTCCGACGCCACGCGCAACCGTCTTCTGGTTCATAAAGGTGACGGTCGATTTGACTCATGGACCGATGAGCGGCCACCCCTCTCCCCTGCGCTTGTCGATGCGTTTTCGTTGACTTCCGCGGTCTCCGTACATTTCGAGGTCGGCGACCTGCAGGCTCGTCTCTTTCTGCTCGAGCCGCCGGTGCTGACGCTTGACGACGTCGCAATCACCGAAATCATAGCCGATCGCATTAAGGCACTCTTCGAACAGGCAATGCTGGTGCGTCGTCTTAGCGACGAAGCGGCCGTCGAGGAACGCATTCGAATTGGCCGCGACCTTCATGATGGCGTTCTTCAGACCCTGGCAGGCACCGCCTTGCAGCTTCAATCTCTGCGGCCGACGGGAGATCAACCGCCGGACGACTTGGAGGAACGCCTGACGGCAATCCAGTCGATGCTTCTCGACGAGCAGCGCGAGCTGCGCAGCTTCATCCGAGCGCTCGAACCGGGGCGTGAGCATGGAGACGCTGCTGAGGCACAATTGGAGCACCAATTCGCGGCGTTGGTCGATCGGCTCATGCTGCAGTGGCAGATCGATGTAGACGTCGCGCTGTATCCAGCCAAGGTCAGGCTTCCGATGGGCCTGATTTACGAGTTGGCCCGCATGACCTCAGAGGCGACGGCCAACGCGGTGCGCCATGGGCACGCACAGAAGGTCAGGATCAAACTGCGGACAGACGAGGAAGCAATCATACTGACCGTGGACGACGACGGTGTCGGCTTTGGCTTCGGCGAACGTGTCGAGCACGCCGAGCTCGAACGCAAGAAAATGGGTCCAAGAAGCTTACGCGAGCGAACAGCCGCCCGTGGTGGGAAACTTGCTATTGACAGGATTGCGGAATGGACACGAGTGGTGATCATGCTTCCGATGCCTCGATAA
- a CDS encoding SxtJ family membrane protein, whose product MSASHEPIIENIPEGPSNRSFGYTVGGILFCIALLRWWQAEQATPLTIALGSVGIALVVLAYLAPHTLTTANRLWTKLGLLLFKVINPLVMLLIYVTTFIPIGVLMRLRGHDPLAAAFDRSVSTYWKTRPPNEPTPATMRDQY is encoded by the coding sequence ATGAGCGCGTCGCATGAACCGATCATAGAAAACATCCCGGAAGGTCCGTCCAATCGTAGTTTCGGCTACACTGTCGGCGGAATTCTTTTTTGCATCGCACTTTTGAGGTGGTGGCAAGCGGAGCAAGCCACCCCACTGACCATTGCGCTTGGTTCGGTCGGCATTGCGCTTGTCGTCCTGGCATACTTGGCTCCTCACACCTTGACCACCGCGAACCGGCTCTGGACCAAACTCGGTCTGCTCCTGTTCAAGGTAATCAATCCGCTCGTGATGCTGTTGATCTATGTAACCACGTTCATTCCGATCGGGGTTCTAATGCGATTACGAGGCCACGACCCCTTGGCGGCGGCATTCGACCGTAGCGTGAGCACATATTGGAAAACGAGGCCTCCAAACGAGCCGACGCCGGCGACGATGCGCGACCAGTATTAA
- a CDS encoding DUF5989 family protein → MEFVQELFAYMGNRKKFWLLPILIMVTVFGSLVVLTQGTAVAPFIYTLF, encoded by the coding sequence ATGGAATTTGTCCAGGAACTTTTCGCCTATATGGGCAACCGAAAGAAGTTCTGGTTGCTGCCGATCCTGATCATGGTGACGGTTTTTGGATCGCTGGTGGTCCTGACTCAGGGCACCGCTGTAGCACCGTTCATCTATACTCTGTTCTGA
- a CDS encoding carbamoyltransferase family protein, translated as MRVLGISAFYHDSAAALVEDGRVVAAAQEERFTRKKHDPSFPARAIEYCLTEARCGMNDIDHVVFYDKPFLKFERLLETYLATSPRGFRSFKLAMPIWIKEKLFQKKLLRKDLGRIAGVKEWAGSLLFTEHHLAHAASAYFPSPFPRAAVLTMDGVGEWCTTSLGHGRDNHLEILKEIHFPHSLGLLYSAFTYYTGFKVNSGEYKLMGLAPYGRPRFAQTILDHLIDLKEDGSFRLDQRYFDYCTGLTMTSPAFHRLFGGEPRKPESPLTQREMDLAASIQSVTEEVVLRLARFARRETNEKNLCLAGGVALNCVANGKLLKEGLFEDIWIQPAAGDAGGALGAALAVWHDYLSKPRATNGGDSMAGAYLGPSYEQAEIEQRLAAAGAAYRVLSDDEITATTVEALVEEKAVGWMQGRMEFGPRALGGRSILGDPRSPTMQKTLNLKVKYRESFRPFAPSVRREDVADWFDLDADSPYMLLVADVLESRRLHANHPQEQLFGIDLLNVPRSEIPAVTHVDYSARIQTVHRETNPRYWDLLTAFKARTGCPVLVNTSFNVRGEPIVCTPEDAFRCFMGTEIERLVVGNCMLKKEDQPERLRKDYKEQFELD; from the coding sequence TTGCGCGTTCTAGGCATCTCCGCCTTCTACCACGACAGCGCGGCGGCTCTGGTCGAAGACGGCCGCGTTGTCGCGGCCGCGCAGGAGGAACGCTTCACTCGAAAGAAGCACGACCCGAGTTTTCCAGCGCGGGCGATAGAATACTGCCTGACGGAAGCCCGCTGCGGCATGAACGATATCGATCATGTCGTGTTTTACGACAAGCCGTTCTTAAAATTCGAGCGACTTCTCGAGACCTACCTTGCGACGAGCCCCAGAGGGTTTCGCTCATTCAAGCTTGCGATGCCAATATGGATCAAGGAGAAGCTGTTTCAAAAGAAGCTTCTTCGCAAGGATTTGGGCAGGATTGCGGGGGTGAAGGAATGGGCGGGGTCACTGCTCTTTACCGAGCATCATCTGGCCCACGCTGCGAGCGCGTACTTTCCTTCTCCCTTCCCAAGGGCGGCGGTATTGACCATGGACGGCGTCGGCGAATGGTGCACGACGTCCCTTGGTCACGGTCGCGACAATCACCTTGAGATATTGAAGGAAATCCATTTCCCCCATTCCCTGGGCCTGCTTTATTCCGCCTTTACCTACTACACCGGTTTCAAGGTGAACTCCGGCGAGTACAAGCTAATGGGGCTTGCGCCCTATGGTCGGCCGCGCTTCGCCCAGACCATCCTCGACCATCTCATCGACCTCAAGGAGGACGGCTCGTTTCGGCTCGATCAGCGCTACTTTGACTATTGCACCGGTCTCACGATGACGTCGCCCGCCTTTCACCGCTTGTTCGGCGGCGAACCGCGCAAGCCGGAATCCCCGCTTACACAGCGCGAGATGGACTTGGCGGCGTCGATCCAAAGCGTCACGGAAGAGGTCGTACTGAGGCTCGCGCGGTTCGCGAGGCGGGAAACCAACGAAAAGAACCTTTGCCTGGCCGGCGGTGTCGCGCTCAATTGCGTTGCCAATGGCAAGCTCCTCAAGGAAGGTCTCTTTGAGGACATCTGGATACAGCCGGCCGCTGGCGACGCAGGCGGCGCACTGGGGGCGGCGCTCGCCGTATGGCATGACTACCTGAGCAAGCCCCGCGCCACAAACGGCGGGGACAGCATGGCCGGGGCCTATCTCGGCCCGAGTTACGAACAAGCTGAAATCGAACAACGCCTCGCTGCCGCCGGCGCGGCCTACAGGGTTCTGTCCGACGATGAAATTACAGCAACCACGGTCGAGGCCCTTGTCGAGGAAAAGGCTGTTGGCTGGATGCAGGGGCGCATGGAGTTCGGGCCGCGCGCGCTGGGAGGGCGCTCGATACTCGGTGATCCGCGCTCGCCGACAATGCAGAAGACGCTCAATCTCAAAGTCAAATACAGGGAGAGTTTTCGCCCCTTTGCTCCCTCGGTTCGCCGCGAGGACGTAGCGGACTGGTTCGATCTCGATGCCGACAGCCCCTACATGCTGCTCGTCGCCGACGTGTTGGAGAGCCGGAGACTGCATGCCAATCATCCGCAGGAACAGTTGTTCGGCATCGACCTGCTGAATGTGCCGAGATCAGAGATTCCGGCTGTCACCCACGTCGACTACTCGGCGCGCATCCAGACGGTGCATCGCGAGACCAACCCTCGCTACTGGGATCTGCTGACAGCCTTCAAAGCTCGCACCGGCTGTCCGGTCCTTGTCAACACCAGCTTCAACGTGCGCGGAGAGCCTATCGTCTGCACGCCGGAAGATGCATTCCGATGCTTCATGGGCACGGAGATCGAACGCCTCGTCGTCGGCAATTGCATGCTGAAGAAGGAAGACCAGCCTGAACGTCTACGCAAGGACTACAAGGAACAGTTCGAGCTCGACTAG
- a CDS encoding LacI family DNA-binding transcriptional regulator gives MKRSIPTKRTTIYDLAELAGTSASAVSAVLNGNWKKRRISSQLAEKITRLAEEQGYALNMQASVLRRERSKIIGMIVPKYDNRYFGSIVEQFEAMARERGLFPIITCTRRDPALEIEAARAMLSYQVDCLIATGATDPDRIADICSAAGVRAVNLDLPGSRVPSVISDNFAGALELTRRVLANCEREFGEKAPLLFVGGRGTDHNTSERVRGFRAAHAEAGVTVDETLVLTCGYAPEKAENAMKAIAEKVGTLPRGMFVNSTISLEGVMRWIRRSGHYADRMPHLGCFDWDPFVAMLGDHIEMVRQDVPRMLDAVFEIIDSGASDLKVIQIPPIVEQTG, from the coding sequence GTGAAGCGTAGCATTCCGACGAAAAGGACAACGATCTACGACCTGGCCGAATTGGCCGGGACCTCGGCGAGCGCCGTGAGTGCCGTGCTGAATGGAAACTGGAAGAAGCGCCGCATCAGCAGCCAACTGGCCGAGAAGATAACCCGGCTCGCCGAAGAGCAGGGATATGCGCTGAACATGCAGGCGAGCGTGCTGCGGCGCGAGCGATCGAAAATCATTGGAATGATCGTCCCGAAGTACGACAACCGCTACTTCGGCTCGATCGTCGAACAGTTCGAGGCCATGGCCCGCGAGAGAGGCCTCTTCCCGATCATAACCTGCACGCGCCGCGATCCCGCACTGGAAATCGAAGCCGCGCGCGCCATGCTCTCCTACCAGGTGGACTGCCTGATCGCGACGGGCGCGACCGATCCGGATCGGATTGCCGACATATGTTCTGCCGCCGGCGTGCGCGCCGTGAATCTCGACCTGCCGGGTTCGCGTGTTCCGTCGGTCATTTCGGACAATTTCGCCGGCGCGCTCGAACTCACGCGGCGTGTGCTGGCGAACTGCGAGAGGGAGTTCGGTGAAAAGGCGCCGCTGCTCTTCGTCGGCGGGCGCGGAACCGACCACAACACATCGGAGCGTGTTAGAGGGTTCCGCGCCGCCCATGCCGAAGCGGGGGTGACAGTCGACGAGACGCTGGTGCTCACCTGCGGCTATGCGCCCGAGAAGGCGGAGAACGCCATGAAGGCAATCGCGGAAAAGGTCGGAACACTGCCGCGGGGCATGTTCGTCAACTCCACGATTTCGCTTGAAGGCGTGATGCGCTGGATCCGTCGCTCCGGCCACTATGCCGACCGGATGCCGCACCTCGGCTGCTTCGACTGGGATCCTTTCGTGGCCATGCTCGGCGATCACATAGAAATGGTTCGCCAGGATGTTCCGAGAATGCTCGACGCGGTCTTCGAGATCATCGACTCCGGTGCATCGGACCTGAAAGTGATCCAGATTCCGCCGATCGTCGAGCAGACGGGGTAG
- a CDS encoding sugar ABC transporter substrate-binding protein: MKTIYYLLASTGLAVSLSSAAVAQEAATVAFLMPDQASTRYEEHDYPGFKAEMEKLCPSCTVIYQNANADVALQQQQFNSAIAQGAKVVVLDPVDSAAAAALVEIAHSQDVKVIAYDRPIPDKPADYYVSFDNEGIGRSIAQSLVEHLKASGVPEGSGVLQINGSPTDAAAGLIRDGIDSALDASGYKTLAEYDTPDWAPPKAQEWAAGQITRFGEQIKGIVAANDGTGGGAIAALKAAGVKPVPPVTGNDATIAALQLVISGDQYNTISKPSEIVAAAAANVAVKLIKGETPEATHKLYDTPSQLFTPAVVTAENIKAEIFDKKINTPEEICTGEYVEGCRKLGIMN, encoded by the coding sequence ATGAAGACGATTTATTACTTGCTTGCCTCGACCGGCCTTGCCGTGTCGCTCAGCAGCGCCGCCGTTGCGCAGGAAGCGGCCACCGTTGCCTTCCTGATGCCGGACCAGGCTTCGACTCGCTACGAGGAACATGATTATCCAGGCTTCAAGGCAGAGATGGAGAAGCTCTGCCCGAGCTGCACCGTCATCTACCAGAACGCCAATGCGGACGTGGCGCTTCAGCAGCAGCAGTTCAACTCCGCGATCGCTCAGGGCGCCAAGGTTGTCGTGCTTGATCCGGTTGATTCCGCGGCAGCCGCCGCACTCGTCGAAATCGCCCATTCCCAGGATGTCAAGGTGATCGCCTATGACCGTCCGATCCCGGACAAGCCGGCGGACTACTATGTCTCGTTCGACAATGAGGGCATCGGCCGCTCGATCGCGCAGTCGCTCGTCGAGCACCTGAAGGCATCCGGCGTTCCGGAAGGTTCCGGCGTGCTGCAGATCAACGGCTCGCCGACCGATGCGGCCGCCGGACTCATTCGCGACGGCATCGATTCCGCCCTCGACGCCTCCGGCTACAAGACGCTCGCCGAGTACGATACGCCAGACTGGGCGCCGCCGAAGGCGCAGGAATGGGCCGCCGGCCAGATCACCCGTTTCGGCGAGCAGATCAAGGGCATCGTCGCCGCCAACGACGGAACCGGCGGGGGTGCGATTGCCGCTCTCAAGGCGGCAGGCGTCAAGCCGGTCCCCCCGGTCACCGGCAACGATGCGACGATTGCAGCCCTGCAGCTGGTCATCTCCGGGGACCAGTACAACACGATCTCCAAGCCTTCCGAGATCGTAGCGGCCGCTGCAGCCAATGTTGCCGTGAAGCTGATCAAGGGCGAAACCCCGGAAGCGACCCATAAGCTGTACGATACGCCCTCGCAGCTCTTCACTCCCGCAGTGGTCACGGCCGAAAACATCAAAGCCGAGATCTTCGACAAGAAGATCAACACGCCGGAAGAGATCTGCACCGGCGAATATGTTGAAGGTTGCCGCAAACTCGGCATCATGAACTGA
- a CDS encoding ATP-binding cassette domain-containing protein, producing MTRDIQSAPAKGEPVLRLRGISKNFGAVSALTDIELDVNAGEVVALVGDNGAGKSTLVKILAGVHQPSAGTIEFCGEGVTLDNPAKALGLGIATVFQDLALCENLDVVANLFLGHELAPWQLDEVAMEVRAWTLLRELAARIPSVRQPIASLSGGQRQTVAIARSLLLDPKLIMLDEPTAALGVAQTAEVLNLIERVRDRGLGVIIISHNMEDVRAVADRIVVLRLGRNNGVFLPDASNHDLVTAITGATENAVSRRHDRKTGLVNEQSGGAA from the coding sequence ATGACACGCGATATCCAGAGTGCCCCCGCAAAGGGTGAGCCTGTGCTGCGTCTTCGCGGCATATCCAAGAATTTTGGCGCCGTATCCGCACTCACCGACATCGAACTCGACGTCAACGCCGGCGAAGTCGTCGCCTTGGTGGGAGACAACGGCGCCGGCAAGTCGACGCTCGTCAAGATCCTCGCCGGCGTGCATCAACCGTCCGCGGGCACGATCGAGTTCTGCGGGGAAGGCGTGACGCTCGACAATCCCGCAAAGGCGCTTGGCCTCGGGATCGCGACGGTCTTCCAGGACCTGGCGCTGTGCGAAAATCTCGATGTCGTCGCGAACCTGTTCCTCGGCCACGAACTGGCCCCCTGGCAGCTCGACGAAGTCGCGATGGAAGTGCGCGCCTGGACGCTTCTGCGGGAGCTGGCCGCGCGCATCCCGTCCGTCCGCCAGCCGATCGCGTCACTCTCCGGCGGCCAGCGCCAGACGGTGGCGATCGCTCGCTCGCTGCTCTTGGATCCCAAGCTCATCATGCTCGATGAGCCGACGGCGGCACTCGGCGTCGCCCAGACCGCCGAAGTCCTCAACCTGATCGAACGCGTCCGCGACCGCGGGCTCGGCGTGATCATCATCAGCCACAACATGGAGGACGTGCGCGCGGTAGCGGATCGCATCGTCGTGCTGCGGCTTGGACGGAACAACGGCGTCTTCCTGCCGGATGCGTCCAACCATGACCTCGTCACCGCGATCACCGGCGCCACGGAGAACGCCGTTTCGCGCCGGCACGACCGCAAGACCGGCCTCGTCAACGAGCAGAGCGGAGGAGCCGCATGA
- a CDS encoding sugar ABC transporter permease: protein MSQNPSNTAVQTQQRLDRSDERVRHDEGMLDMVWGFIDRVRSGDLGMLPVAVGLIVISIIFSALNPIFLAPNNLVNLLFDCATVGVISLGIICVLVLGEIDLSVGSMSGLASAMVGVLWVNSGWPIAAAIFAALLVGAVVGLIYASLYNRLGMPSFIATLAGLLALLGMQLYILGPTGSINLPYASSLVRFGQIMIMPDWLSHTLAVVPGLVMVATGMRTMRQRQAANLSSQPLGALIIKAVVLTVALEVAVFYLNLGRGVPWMFGLFVALAVILNYALTRTKWGRSMFAVGGNREAARRSGINVRRIYMSAFVLCSTLATLGGILSASRLASSSQQAGTGDVNLNAIAAAVIGGTSLFGGRGSAYSALLGIIVIQAISNGLTLLNLSSSLRYMITGGVLAIAVIVDSLARRSRVSHGRA from the coding sequence ATGAGCCAGAATCCTTCGAACACCGCTGTCCAGACCCAGCAGAGGCTCGACCGCAGTGATGAACGTGTGCGCCATGACGAGGGAATGCTCGACATGGTGTGGGGGTTTATCGATCGCGTGCGGTCCGGGGATCTCGGCATGCTGCCGGTCGCGGTCGGACTCATCGTCATCTCGATCATCTTTTCGGCGCTCAATCCGATCTTTCTCGCGCCAAACAACCTCGTCAACCTGCTCTTCGATTGCGCCACCGTAGGCGTGATTTCGCTCGGCATCATTTGCGTGCTGGTATTGGGCGAAATCGACCTTTCGGTGGGCTCCATGAGCGGCCTGGCCTCGGCGATGGTGGGGGTGCTGTGGGTGAATTCCGGCTGGCCGATCGCCGCGGCGATATTCGCGGCGCTTCTGGTCGGCGCCGTGGTCGGACTGATCTACGCGAGCCTCTACAACCGACTCGGAATGCCGAGCTTCATTGCCACGCTCGCTGGTCTTCTCGCGCTGCTCGGCATGCAGCTCTATATCCTGGGGCCAACCGGTTCGATCAACCTGCCATACGCTTCCTCGCTTGTCCGCTTCGGACAGATAATGATCATGCCGGATTGGCTCTCGCATACGCTGGCGGTGGTGCCGGGCCTGGTGATGGTCGCCACAGGCATGCGCACGATGCGCCAGCGGCAGGCGGCGAACCTCTCCTCCCAGCCACTCGGCGCGCTGATCATCAAGGCGGTCGTGCTTACGGTCGCGCTTGAAGTGGCAGTATTCTACCTCAATCTCGGTCGCGGCGTGCCGTGGATGTTCGGCCTGTTCGTTGCCCTTGCCGTGATCCTCAACTATGCGCTGACGCGTACGAAGTGGGGCCGGTCGATGTTCGCGGTCGGTGGTAACCGGGAGGCCGCGCGGCGGTCGGGCATCAACGTGCGCCGGATTTACATGAGCGCCTTCGTCCTCTGCTCAACGCTCGCCACGCTCGGCGGGATCCTGTCGGCGTCGCGCCTTGCCTCGTCGAGCCAGCAGGCCGGCACGGGCGACGTCAACCTCAACGCGATCGCCGCTGCCGTCATCGGCGGCACCAGCCTCTTCGGTGGGCGTGGCAGCGCCTATTCGGCTCTGCTTGGCATCATCGTCATCCAGGCGATTTCGAACGGCCTGACGCTGCTCAATCTGAGCTCGTCTCTCCGCTACATGATCACCGGCGGCGTTCTGGCGATCGCTGTCATCGTCGACTCGTTGGCCCGTCGTTCCCGTGTCAGCCACGGACGCGCGTAA
- a CDS encoding SDR family oxidoreductase, with amino-acid sequence MADLMKGKVAAITGAASGIGLECARTLLAEGAKVVLVDRAQDKLEQLCAELGENALPLVVDLLKPAEVSGMLPRILELAGKLDIFHANAGAYIGGPVAEGDPDAWDRMLNLNINAAFRSVHAVLPYMIEQKSGDILFTSSIAGVVPVVWEPIYTASKFAVQAFVHSTRRQVAPHGVRVGAVLPGPVVTALLDDWPKAKMEEALANGSLMQPKEVADAVLFMLTRPRNVTIRDLVILPNSVDL; translated from the coding sequence ATGGCTGACCTCATGAAAGGCAAGGTTGCCGCCATCACCGGCGCGGCATCGGGCATCGGTCTGGAATGCGCTCGCACATTGCTTGCAGAAGGGGCGAAGGTCGTCCTCGTCGATCGTGCGCAAGACAAGCTGGAACAGCTCTGTGCCGAGCTCGGCGAGAACGCCCTGCCGCTGGTCGTCGATCTTCTCAAGCCCGCCGAAGTCTCCGGCATGCTTCCGAGGATCCTGGAGCTTGCCGGGAAGCTCGACATCTTCCACGCGAATGCCGGCGCCTATATCGGTGGTCCGGTGGCCGAAGGCGATCCGGACGCCTGGGACCGGATGCTCAACCTCAACATCAATGCGGCATTCCGCTCCGTGCATGCGGTGCTGCCCTATATGATCGAGCAGAAATCGGGCGACATTCTCTTTACAAGCTCGATTGCGGGCGTCGTCCCTGTCGTCTGGGAGCCGATCTATACGGCATCGAAATTTGCCGTGCAGGCTTTCGTGCACAGCACGCGGCGACAGGTGGCGCCGCATGGCGTGCGCGTCGGAGCCGTGTTGCCTGGGCCGGTAGTGACGGCGCTGCTCGACGACTGGCCGAAGGCGAAGATGGAAGAAGCGCTTGCCAACGGCAGCCTCATGCAGCCGAAGGAAGTGGCGGATGCGGTGCTCTTCATGCTGACGCGTCCGCGCAACGTCACGATCCGCGATCTGGTGATCCTGCCCAACAGCGTCGATCTCTGA
- a CDS encoding FGGY-family carbohydrate kinase → MTNTSPARPTGGERYLIGVDVGTGSARAGLFDLTGRLLASGKRDITLFREAGSIVEQSSTEIWSAVCEAVREAVSSAAVDPAKVASIGFDATCSLVVLGDDGRSLPVGPSEDPQRDIIVWMDHRAVDQAERINARGHGVLRYVGGRISPEMETPKLLWLRENRPHVFDAAWQFFDLADFLTWRATGDLARSTCTVTCKWTYLAHEKRWDPDYFRAIGLGELADEDFVRIGQRVVEPGTPVGDGLTERAAAELGLAAGTPVGAGMIDAHAGGIGTVGVDGPPESNLAYVFGTSSCTMTSTAEPVFVPGVWGPYYSAMVPGMWLNEGGQSAAGAAIEQLVSFHPAAGEALELAERRAVSLPVLLADLAAQKAQTLSGAVELAGGLHVVPEFLGNRAPFADPHARAVVVGLGMERDIDNLASLYVAGLCGIGYGLRQIIDTQASSGALIDKIVISGGAGQLDLVRQLLADATGKPVLATRSEEPVLLGAAILGSVAAGEFPDVRSAMARLSGTDRTYAPAVGEIAALHALRYDAFKKLQSLAREIR, encoded by the coding sequence ATGACCAACACTTCTCCCGCGCGCCCCACGGGCGGCGAACGATACCTCATCGGCGTTGATGTCGGGACCGGAAGCGCCAGAGCTGGTCTTTTCGACCTGACCGGCCGGCTGCTGGCTTCGGGCAAGCGCGACATCACGCTCTTTCGCGAGGCCGGTTCCATCGTCGAGCAGTCGAGCACGGAGATCTGGTCCGCGGTCTGCGAGGCTGTGCGCGAGGCGGTTTCCTCGGCGGCCGTCGATCCTGCAAAAGTAGCAAGCATCGGCTTCGACGCGACCTGCTCGCTCGTCGTCCTTGGCGATGACGGGCGATCGCTTCCGGTCGGACCGTCGGAGGACCCTCAGCGCGATATCATCGTCTGGATGGACCACCGCGCCGTCGACCAGGCGGAGCGCATCAATGCCAGGGGTCATGGTGTGCTGCGCTATGTCGGCGGACGCATATCGCCCGAGATGGAGACGCCAAAGCTCCTCTGGCTGCGCGAGAATCGTCCCCACGTCTTCGATGCCGCCTGGCAATTCTTCGACCTTGCGGATTTCCTGACCTGGCGGGCAACGGGCGACCTTGCCCGCTCCACATGCACCGTGACTTGCAAGTGGACCTATCTCGCACACGAGAAGCGCTGGGATCCGGACTATTTCCGCGCGATCGGCCTTGGCGAACTCGCGGATGAAGACTTCGTGCGCATAGGCCAGCGTGTCGTGGAGCCGGGCACGCCGGTTGGAGACGGGCTGACGGAGCGCGCCGCCGCAGAGCTGGGCCTCGCGGCCGGCACGCCGGTCGGAGCCGGCATGATCGACGCCCATGCCGGCGGCATCGGGACCGTCGGTGTCGATGGCCCGCCGGAGAGCAACCTCGCCTATGTCTTCGGGACCTCCTCCTGCACGATGACTTCCACCGCAGAACCGGTTTTCGTGCCCGGCGTCTGGGGACCCTACTATTCGGCGATGGTGCCGGGGATGTGGCTGAACGAGGGAGGCCAGTCCGCGGCGGGCGCCGCGATCGAGCAGCTTGTGTCGTTCCATCCCGCGGCCGGCGAGGCGCTGGAGCTCGCAGAGCGCCGCGCTGTCTCGCTGCCCGTCCTTCTGGCGGACCTTGCCGCGCAGAAGGCCCAGACACTCTCGGGTGCGGTCGAGCTGGCCGGCGGCCTCCATGTCGTTCCGGAATTCCTCGGCAACCGCGCGCCTTTTGCCGATCCGCATGCCCGCGCCGTTGTCGTGGGCCTTGGGATGGAAAGGGATATCGACAATCTCGCGTCGCTCTACGTGGCCGGACTATGTGGCATCGGCTACGGGCTCCGGCAGATCATCGATACGCAGGCGTCGTCCGGCGCTCTGATCGACAAGATCGTCATCAGCGGCGGCGCAGGTCAGCTTGATCTCGTCCGCCAGCTCCTTGCGGACGCGACCGGGAAGCCCGTTCTGGCGACGCGCTCCGAGGAGCCTGTGCTTCTCGGTGCGGCCATCCTCGGAAGCGTGGCGGCAGGCGAGTTCCCGGACGTTCGCTCGGCGATGGCAAGGCTTTCCGGCACGGATCGCACCTATGCGCCCGCGGTCGGTGAAATCGCAGCGCTTCATGCGCTGAGATACGACGCCTTCAAGAAGCTTCAGTCGCTGGCGCGGGAGATCCGGTAG